In Zingiber officinale cultivar Zhangliang chromosome 8B, Zo_v1.1, whole genome shotgun sequence, a single genomic region encodes these proteins:
- the LOC122015656 gene encoding type I inositol polyphosphate 5-phosphatase 10-like isoform X1, with protein sequence MNLKDNSRWKKFSVWNIIRSNDNNVRNTSKGTTPVEFRGSPHFSTSSVAIGKSISETDSQVESVILGDYLSRASSTITSKAIRIFVATWNVGGNTPHKGLNLSDFLPSDDHSDLYVLGFQEIVPLNAGNVLVIEDNEPATKWLSLINQALNGPIDSETDIESHTSSPYIDSTSSQASNIKTPISRESKLAGGSLFFQKPSLKAVSKTFRTEEGRRLRACNCPAEATRKYYRESCFSCQHAHFSDKDSEEEEEEEEEEEEEAGSYSLSGFPVTPTRSKQKYSLIASKQMVGIFVTVWLRRELVQYIGHLRVSCIGRGIMGYLGNKGCISVSMSLHQTSFCFVCSHLASGEKGGDELKRNSDVSVILKHTQFRKICRTGRRIPVKILEHDCVIWLGDLNYRISLSYSETKNLLEDNNWGALFEKDQLKIEREAGRVFKGWNEGKIYFAPTYKYSNNSDMYAGEIATSKKKRRTPAWCDRILWHGHGIVQLSYIRGESKFSDHRPVCAVFTVEVGVSDDRSKNLSTPNMRVGAEEILHQRANC encoded by the exons ATGAACTTGAAGGATAATAGCAGATGGAAAAAG TTTTCGGTTTGGAATATTATACGGAGCAATGATAATAATGTTAGAAACACAAGCAAAGGTACCACGCCAG TTGAATTTCGAGGAAGTCCACATTTCTCAACCTCTTCAGTTGCCATTGGGAAAAGCATTTCTG AAACAGATTCACAGGTTGAGAGCGTGATTCTCGGTGACTATCTGTCTAGAGCTTCCAGCACCATAACTAGCAAGGCAATCAG GATTTTTGTGGCAACATGGAATGTTGGAGGAAATACTCCTCATAAGGGGCTTAACCTAAGTGACTTCCTCCCCTCTGATGATCACTCAGATTTATATGTTTTAGG CTTTCAGGAGATAGTTCCTCTGAATGCTGGAAATGTACTTGTAATTGAGGAcaatgaacctgcaacaaagtggCTATCTCTAATTAACCAAGCATTGAATGGTCCAATTGATTCAGAGACTGATATTGAATCACACACATCATCTCCTTATATCGACTCTACATCATCCCAGGCTTCCAACATTAAGACTCCAATATCTAGAGAGTCAAAATTGGCAGGCGGGTCATTGTTCTTTCAGAAACCATCACTCAAAGCTGTTAGCAAAACTTTCAGAACAGAGGAGGGACGCCGTTTAAGGGCCTGCAACTGCCCTGCTGAAGCAACAAGGAAGTACTACAGGGAGTCATGTTTTAGTTGCCAGCATGCTCACTTCAGTGACAAAGActcagaggaggaggaagaagaagaagaagaagaggaagaggaagcagGAAGTTATTCTCTTTCAGGTTTTCCTGTTACACCTACAAGAAGTAAGCAGAAGTATAGCCTTATAGCCAGCAAACAGATGGTGGGGATTTTTGTTACTGTCTGGCTGAGGAGAGAACTTGTCCAGTACATAGGACACCTACGAGTCTCTTGTATCGGAAGGGGCATTATGGGTTATCTTGGTAATAAG GGATGCATTTCAGTGAGCATGTCATTGCACCAAACAAGCTTTTGCTTCGTTTGCAGTCATTTGGCTTCAGGGGAGAAAGGAGGTGATGAGTTGAAAAGAAATTCTGACGTTTCAGTAATACTGAAACATACACAATTCAGGAAAATTTGCAGAACTGGTCGAAGAATACCTGTAAAAATTCTTGAGCATGA CTGTGTCATATGGTTGGGGGATTTAAATTACCGGATTTCTTTGAGCTATAGTGAAACTAAAAATCTTCTTGAGGATAATAACTGGGGTGCACTTTTCGAGAAGGATCAG CTTAAAATTGAAAGAGAAGCTGGGAGAGTGTTCAAGGGATGGAATGAAGGGAAGATCTACTTTGCTCCAACTTACAAATACTCAAACAACTCAGATATGTATGCTGGCGAGATTGCAACATCAAAGAAGAAACGGAGAACACCTGCATG GTGTGATCGCATTCTGTGGCATGGTCATGGAATTGTGCAGTTGTCTTACATCAGAGGGGAGTCTAAATTTTCAGACCATCGACCGGTTTGTGCAGTGTTTACTGTGGAGGTTGGGGTGAGTGATGATAGGTCAAAGAATCTATCCACTCCTAACATGAGAGTTGGTGCAGAAGAGATCTTGCATCAGAGAGCCAATTGCTAA
- the LOC122015656 gene encoding type I inositol polyphosphate 5-phosphatase 10-like isoform X3, producing MNLKDNSRWKKFSVWNIIRSNDNNVRNTSKGTTPETDSQVESVILGDYLSRASSTITSKAIRIFVATWNVGGNTPHKGLNLSDFLPSDDHSDLYVLGFQEIVPLNAGNVLVIEDNEPATKWLSLINQALNGPIDSETDIESHTSSPYIDSTSSQASNIKTPISRESKLAGGSLFFQKPSLKAVSKTFRTEEGRRLRACNCPAEATRKYYRESCFSCQHAHFSDKDSEEEEEEEEEEEEEAGSYSLSGFPVTPTRSKQKYSLIASKQMVGIFVTVWLRRELVQYIGHLRVSCIGRGIMGYLGNKGCISVSMSLHQTSFCFVCSHLASGEKGGDELKRNSDVSVILKHTQFRKICRTGRRIPVKILEHDCVIWLGDLNYRISLSYSETKNLLEDNNWGALFEKDQLKIEREAGRVFKGWNEGKIYFAPTYKYSNNSDMYAGEIATSKKKRRTPAWCDRILWHGHGIVQLSYIRGESKFSDHRPVCAVFTVEVGVSDDRSKNLSTPNMRVGAEEILHQRANC from the exons ATGAACTTGAAGGATAATAGCAGATGGAAAAAG TTTTCGGTTTGGAATATTATACGGAGCAATGATAATAATGTTAGAAACACAAGCAAAGGTACCACGCCAG AAACAGATTCACAGGTTGAGAGCGTGATTCTCGGTGACTATCTGTCTAGAGCTTCCAGCACCATAACTAGCAAGGCAATCAG GATTTTTGTGGCAACATGGAATGTTGGAGGAAATACTCCTCATAAGGGGCTTAACCTAAGTGACTTCCTCCCCTCTGATGATCACTCAGATTTATATGTTTTAGG CTTTCAGGAGATAGTTCCTCTGAATGCTGGAAATGTACTTGTAATTGAGGAcaatgaacctgcaacaaagtggCTATCTCTAATTAACCAAGCATTGAATGGTCCAATTGATTCAGAGACTGATATTGAATCACACACATCATCTCCTTATATCGACTCTACATCATCCCAGGCTTCCAACATTAAGACTCCAATATCTAGAGAGTCAAAATTGGCAGGCGGGTCATTGTTCTTTCAGAAACCATCACTCAAAGCTGTTAGCAAAACTTTCAGAACAGAGGAGGGACGCCGTTTAAGGGCCTGCAACTGCCCTGCTGAAGCAACAAGGAAGTACTACAGGGAGTCATGTTTTAGTTGCCAGCATGCTCACTTCAGTGACAAAGActcagaggaggaggaagaagaagaagaagaagaggaagaggaagcagGAAGTTATTCTCTTTCAGGTTTTCCTGTTACACCTACAAGAAGTAAGCAGAAGTATAGCCTTATAGCCAGCAAACAGATGGTGGGGATTTTTGTTACTGTCTGGCTGAGGAGAGAACTTGTCCAGTACATAGGACACCTACGAGTCTCTTGTATCGGAAGGGGCATTATGGGTTATCTTGGTAATAAG GGATGCATTTCAGTGAGCATGTCATTGCACCAAACAAGCTTTTGCTTCGTTTGCAGTCATTTGGCTTCAGGGGAGAAAGGAGGTGATGAGTTGAAAAGAAATTCTGACGTTTCAGTAATACTGAAACATACACAATTCAGGAAAATTTGCAGAACTGGTCGAAGAATACCTGTAAAAATTCTTGAGCATGA CTGTGTCATATGGTTGGGGGATTTAAATTACCGGATTTCTTTGAGCTATAGTGAAACTAAAAATCTTCTTGAGGATAATAACTGGGGTGCACTTTTCGAGAAGGATCAG CTTAAAATTGAAAGAGAAGCTGGGAGAGTGTTCAAGGGATGGAATGAAGGGAAGATCTACTTTGCTCCAACTTACAAATACTCAAACAACTCAGATATGTATGCTGGCGAGATTGCAACATCAAAGAAGAAACGGAGAACACCTGCATG GTGTGATCGCATTCTGTGGCATGGTCATGGAATTGTGCAGTTGTCTTACATCAGAGGGGAGTCTAAATTTTCAGACCATCGACCGGTTTGTGCAGTGTTTACTGTGGAGGTTGGGGTGAGTGATGATAGGTCAAAGAATCTATCCACTCCTAACATGAGAGTTGGTGCAGAAGAGATCTTGCATCAGAGAGCCAATTGCTAA
- the LOC122015656 gene encoding type I inositol polyphosphate 5-phosphatase 10-like isoform X2: MNLKDNSRWKKFSVWNIIRSNDNNVRNTSKGTTPVEFRGSPHFSTSSVAIGKSISDSQVESVILGDYLSRASSTITSKAIRIFVATWNVGGNTPHKGLNLSDFLPSDDHSDLYVLGFQEIVPLNAGNVLVIEDNEPATKWLSLINQALNGPIDSETDIESHTSSPYIDSTSSQASNIKTPISRESKLAGGSLFFQKPSLKAVSKTFRTEEGRRLRACNCPAEATRKYYRESCFSCQHAHFSDKDSEEEEEEEEEEEEEAGSYSLSGFPVTPTRSKQKYSLIASKQMVGIFVTVWLRRELVQYIGHLRVSCIGRGIMGYLGNKGCISVSMSLHQTSFCFVCSHLASGEKGGDELKRNSDVSVILKHTQFRKICRTGRRIPVKILEHDCVIWLGDLNYRISLSYSETKNLLEDNNWGALFEKDQLKIEREAGRVFKGWNEGKIYFAPTYKYSNNSDMYAGEIATSKKKRRTPAWCDRILWHGHGIVQLSYIRGESKFSDHRPVCAVFTVEVGVSDDRSKNLSTPNMRVGAEEILHQRANC; this comes from the exons ATGAACTTGAAGGATAATAGCAGATGGAAAAAG TTTTCGGTTTGGAATATTATACGGAGCAATGATAATAATGTTAGAAACACAAGCAAAGGTACCACGCCAG TTGAATTTCGAGGAAGTCCACATTTCTCAACCTCTTCAGTTGCCATTGGGAAAAGCATTTCTG ATTCACAGGTTGAGAGCGTGATTCTCGGTGACTATCTGTCTAGAGCTTCCAGCACCATAACTAGCAAGGCAATCAG GATTTTTGTGGCAACATGGAATGTTGGAGGAAATACTCCTCATAAGGGGCTTAACCTAAGTGACTTCCTCCCCTCTGATGATCACTCAGATTTATATGTTTTAGG CTTTCAGGAGATAGTTCCTCTGAATGCTGGAAATGTACTTGTAATTGAGGAcaatgaacctgcaacaaagtggCTATCTCTAATTAACCAAGCATTGAATGGTCCAATTGATTCAGAGACTGATATTGAATCACACACATCATCTCCTTATATCGACTCTACATCATCCCAGGCTTCCAACATTAAGACTCCAATATCTAGAGAGTCAAAATTGGCAGGCGGGTCATTGTTCTTTCAGAAACCATCACTCAAAGCTGTTAGCAAAACTTTCAGAACAGAGGAGGGACGCCGTTTAAGGGCCTGCAACTGCCCTGCTGAAGCAACAAGGAAGTACTACAGGGAGTCATGTTTTAGTTGCCAGCATGCTCACTTCAGTGACAAAGActcagaggaggaggaagaagaagaagaagaagaggaagaggaagcagGAAGTTATTCTCTTTCAGGTTTTCCTGTTACACCTACAAGAAGTAAGCAGAAGTATAGCCTTATAGCCAGCAAACAGATGGTGGGGATTTTTGTTACTGTCTGGCTGAGGAGAGAACTTGTCCAGTACATAGGACACCTACGAGTCTCTTGTATCGGAAGGGGCATTATGGGTTATCTTGGTAATAAG GGATGCATTTCAGTGAGCATGTCATTGCACCAAACAAGCTTTTGCTTCGTTTGCAGTCATTTGGCTTCAGGGGAGAAAGGAGGTGATGAGTTGAAAAGAAATTCTGACGTTTCAGTAATACTGAAACATACACAATTCAGGAAAATTTGCAGAACTGGTCGAAGAATACCTGTAAAAATTCTTGAGCATGA CTGTGTCATATGGTTGGGGGATTTAAATTACCGGATTTCTTTGAGCTATAGTGAAACTAAAAATCTTCTTGAGGATAATAACTGGGGTGCACTTTTCGAGAAGGATCAG CTTAAAATTGAAAGAGAAGCTGGGAGAGTGTTCAAGGGATGGAATGAAGGGAAGATCTACTTTGCTCCAACTTACAAATACTCAAACAACTCAGATATGTATGCTGGCGAGATTGCAACATCAAAGAAGAAACGGAGAACACCTGCATG GTGTGATCGCATTCTGTGGCATGGTCATGGAATTGTGCAGTTGTCTTACATCAGAGGGGAGTCTAAATTTTCAGACCATCGACCGGTTTGTGCAGTGTTTACTGTGGAGGTTGGGGTGAGTGATGATAGGTCAAAGAATCTATCCACTCCTAACATGAGAGTTGGTGCAGAAGAGATCTTGCATCAGAGAGCCAATTGCTAA